From Micropterus dolomieu isolate WLL.071019.BEF.003 ecotype Adirondacks linkage group LG06, ASM2129224v1, whole genome shotgun sequence:
AGTACCGTCACtagacagcagatcagctgaGTGCTCGCACAGCGCTGAACACACAGTtatttcttactgtatttacctGTTTGGTCCATGAAAGGACCtgatttcagtggaactttctgttgctgcagcagaaacgttcattaaaagatgtatttttgaaagcagtattcaTTTGATTGTCTTGTCTGTTACTTAGCATCTAAACCATcctcaagtttaatttaaaagctgatgacttaaatgagaggcattgtgtaattttgcaatTCATAATCCAAACAGTCGATTATTCATTTCAGTCAAAATAGTCTCTAGTTTCAGCCCTaacagaaaatgaaaccatgaaaCTTCCCTGGTTGATGACTCACATTAAGACAATAATCTTTTTTattacaggttttctgaaatgttatgtttaaatatgcaaatgagtcAGTATCTAATGAAATATGCACTAATTTGCATCTGTTTAAAAAACTGAGTCaagttcaaaaatattttttttattttgttgacacaaGTTTTTTCCACAGTTGGGATTTTGGAtttccctttttatttcttaaatcagaaaataatgTCAAAAAAGGCATAAAAAAACCGTTCTATAATTTAGGCTGTGAATTATAAATGAACAAACCCCTCTGTGAAAACCTTTGGAATAAAGTCAGGAATGAAATTATGAGTGACAGCATGTCTGAACAGTCATACAGAGCCACTCGCATAAACCTAAAGCAGGAAGTGTCAAAGGACGCCACGTGACACGTCTAAACTAATCATGCTGTCAGAAATCGAcactagccaatcagatttcggtgtgcaggagagagagagagctttccAACGGTACCGGTAATCACACGGTGCGGACAGCGGCAGCAGGAGGACATGTAGCGTTAGAAAGCGAACTTTTAGGAGAATAACTGCAGGAATTCACTGTtttatagagagcctaagtccctccccttccggtggaccaccatgggaccttatttcggaaatatattgtacggtagtcaatggtgagggacaacaaatattttgatcccgtttgaattgtgccctgaattgtGAATTACAcgtatgatgtttgtcaatttaaaagatacatattaaagtcaagaaagtttcagtttgatgtaaaactgtttagGTATAAGACTTTGAAAATACGTAATTACatagaccacaaacccaaaagtcgcgtATGTGACGTCGTAACTGTCTCTCTCAATGAATGAAGCTAACgtttctgaagctaacgtcaaaaaaCTTAcgtgagaggatgatgtgataaaaggactgagagtcgttggattaaacccATTaagtgagatatatttctgcatggAACACAGCTTAGTAATCCAGCTAGTAGCAACCAAGCAacgaacgttagctagcattaccgcgctaacatgttggtgacgtatactgtgcgagacgagagatgtagttcgttgaacagttttcacacaaaacgacatgtaactttactgttttacgacaaaATGCtactttcttgacttgcaaaattatattttaaattgaccaacttcatatgtgtaattcaagGATCAATTCTAACgggataaaaagataagttgtGTCTCGCAATTCACTACCGTACATAATTTTTCTAAAATAAGCTCCCATGACCCGGAAGTGGAAgtgagtgacttaggctctctatactaactttaaaacttttaactttacttttaacaaagatttttgctttggaactatataaaataaaagcaagtactaaAACCACAACTGTAAACTAACAgtgtctatttagaataataaagcaacagccccTTTCATACTGCTGCTGTTTAAAAGTGCTTATAGGTTTTAGGCAATAACTCAGTGGAGAATGTTTTGTAGGcgacatcacgagccagatgttccttgatGTACCTTAAACCATTCGtcattactaataactttttaaagctgggtctccgacattgccagcgttgtgttggacaaatttgtgctgcggtgtttatgagagagagagggatgagcgagaggatgtgctacAGCGCTGATCTGcaatcattttaaataggcctagtaaaataaaataaaaacaaaatcagtatgtggcagtcagcgttgatattcaaaatccaaaagaaacatctcgtAATTAGCTTAGTAATGACATGCAGctgataattaatattacttcgTTACTATTTTAGCTAacgtaacataaataaatatttttagcgccttttgcgttccgtcaacattacgttatcaattaccATTCTagggtactgccctagaatggttttaatcctacctgtcaaataggaagttttgcgtgtctgtaaacaactatgtctcctcgttctgtccagttaaatattgtgtgcctcaggggtcggtcttaggacccattttgttttccttgtatctgcttccccttggacatattatccataaacatggcatttcttttcatatttatgctgatgacacacaaatatacttgcccgtcagatccacagaccctggaatgctgagttcacttaacaactgcctttgtgaagataaaaaatggatgtcaaataatttcctccagctgaactcagacaaaacagaaatcctggtcatcgtgtcccagcagatggcaaaacaaatactgccatctgctggttccctagtaaatcacattaagcctgttgcaaagaaccttggtgtctggtttgatagtaatttaaatttcgagcagcacaccacaaagcttgttcaatcatgtttttatcaacttagaaatatggcaaaaattcgatctatgttaacttttaaggacaccgagaccattttacacgccttcatctcatcacgcctggattattgcaacagccttttcacttgtttaacccaaaaatctactgatcgactccagactgtccagaactcagctgccaggcttttaaccagaacaaagaaatatgaccacatcacccctattttagcttcattacactggctcccagtgtgtttttagaattgactttaaaattttgttgatcacttttaaagctcttcatggcctctcgccttgttatatttctgaccttttagtcccatacacaccagcacgtaccttgagatcctgagaggtctgttgtctgttccagagtctcgactgaaaactaaaggggacaaagcGTTTGCtttcagggccccgaggctctggaacagcctgcccgaggaaatcaggtcggctgagtcagtgaactcttttaagtctttcccgatcttatttgactttattttatcccttttattttattctattttacttattttatatttatcttaaccgtgtattttggtcttttcaatgttttcttgcttgtattgttgtcttttggatattgtattgttgtctttgcacttgttgaagcactttgtaacttgtttttgaaaagtgctctacaaatgaagattattattattattataattaatcaaCATTGGTAATTTCTGTGTTGCTCAGAGAGTCAAAGATATTCTGATCTTGCCTGGATGTTTACAGTACACCTGTCTTATTTCTTCTCGTCTGTGCTTATTTTCAAAGGCCTCACCATCCAGTTTGAAGGGCTCTTCTTCAGGAAGCAGCGGCATGTCTGTGGTTAGCATGAATGACTCTCCAGCCAGCCGCCAAGCTGCAGCTAAACTAGCCCTGCGGAAACAACTGGAGAAGACCCTCCTGGAGATTCCCCCACCCAAGCCCCCTGCCCCAGAGTTTAACTTTCTGCCCTCTGCAGCCAATAATGAGTTTATCTACCTGGTGGGACTGGAAGAAGTGGTACAGAATCTGCTGGATACCATCCACAGAGGTGCgtgggttttctgtttcttttcatgGCTTTTGTTTACATATAGTAGAGGTAAAATTAtaagtcaattaatcaatcagtcgatcaacagaaaaataGTTGTCATTAATCGTTCAAGTAATTGTTCagttaaaaatgtcaaacttaaaTTTTGagcatgtgttgtttttctttgttttgcatGATAGTAAACGGAATATCTTTAGGTTTGGACTGctggttggacaaaagaagcaattttGTGACATCTCTGTCAGATtcatcaaaaatgaaaatagcCATTCGTTTCAGCCCTAGATGTTAGGATTAGATGTTGGATCTGTTTCAAACAGGTGTTAAAAATTGTCCTGCCCATTTTtatgggaaaaaaaatattgtctatGTGTAGCTAGAACTATGTGTAGTTTCTAACTACTTCTTTGACACCATACGAGCACCTCTGTCCGTTTTCATTCAGTGCCTCTGGTTTCCCATCTCTCTCCATCCAGGAAAGACAGGTGTAGCACTGTCAAAGCCCAATGTCAGAGACCCCTTCATCTGCACCCAGTGCAACACTGACTTCACCTGCCGCTGGAGGCAGGACAAGACAAAAGGCGGGGCAGTCCTCTGTGAACACTGCATGTCATCCAATCAAAAAAGGGCTTTGAAAGCTGAGCATACCAATAGGCTGAAAGCTGCATTTGTCAAAGCACTGCAACAAGAGCAGGAAATAGAGCAGCATATTATGCAGCAGACGTCCTCACCAGTCTCCCACAGTAGCTCCTCGTCCTCTTCATCTGCCTCTTCAGCGATGAAAGTAGAGCAGCTGGTGTCTCAGCAGCTGAAGCAGGCTCAGGCCAGAGCGTCGTCcctccagcaccaccaccaGGCCAACCGAGGAGCCAACATTCTTCACCGTCACTCAATCAAGCAGGTTAGAATCAGTTTATCTTTCAAAGAGAAATAACTTGGGCGGTCAATGCTGCTGTTATCTCAGAACTGCCCTCTGTGTCTTTAACTCACCTCAGAGCTCCCATGGCCAGCTGTCCCATGGTATCTCATCAGTGGGGTTGAGGGGCGTCCCCcactccttctcctcctcctcccagctgcAGAGCGCGGTGGCGGCTGCAGCTTTGGTCAGCCGGCCAGGTAAGCATGACCATGTTTCCCACCGCTCTGTCCAGAGTTCAAAGGTGAGCAGCAGTGGAATCGACGGCGGCAGGAATTTCAGCGGAGGTAGTTCCTCATCCACTGCATGGAAGAAGCAGAGCAACAGCAATACAGGTAGACTCACATTAATACCAGCCCAACTCTGGCACCTGACATCTGCTCTCATTCAAAATTCCTGTCTGGTCCAAAAGCAATCCTTGAACATCCTAGTGCCGTCTTTTTTTGTGTAGTGTTAAGGAATCTCACACAAAAGTTGCAATCTAGTATAGTGTCACACACTAGAGAAAAAATACAGTTGCAAAACATGCGGGAGGAAATGTTTTCGGACAAGACAATCCCACTCTCCAGTTCTCTCCCTGCAAGTGATCTCCATCTTCCTACTTTAGTCCCTTAGTTTGGTGGTGTCATAATTTTTTCCTGGTGCCTCTACTATACCTTTAGAGTAGaatgtttccttttttctctctttgtgtctgtctgtgtgttgtggggACACAGGTGGCTAtgtcaaatgtgttttcttattcATCTCAAAAACGTCCACAACTGACAGCATGCAGCTTGCTCCTCACCTTGACCTGCTTCTCTCTTGCATGTTCACAGGAGTCACTATGGCCTATGTGAACCCCAGCCTGACAGGTCACAAGACGTCAGCCACCGTCGACGCTCGTCAGAGGGAGTACCTGCTGGACATGATCCCCTCTCGCTCGTCGATCTCGCAGACTGCAAATACATGGAAATAATTGAAACCGTACTCTACTATTCATTAGTAGTTTTTGTTAGAGTTCCTCAGTTCCAATAATACGGTCAACAGCAACCCCCAGAGGACTGTTAAGCAAATACAATCTCCTAAAGTGAAGAAACGTTCCTTCCTTACCTTTTGTATGattgttgttttagttttattattttgtattgtttattttgagATGCGCTGTTCTTTGGTAATTGTGCAGAAACCATTTTGATTATAGTGGGGCAAAGAAAAATCATATACTTGAAGGGCTTCCCTGGGTACTTGTGTCCTCCAGACTGGGTGGTTCAGTCATGGTGTGATAAGAGGTTATgtctgcattgagtactttgATAAAAAGGCTCTGCCATGATGTGGGTCAAACTGACCCAACCTTTTGACACTTGAATGGTTATAGTCATACCCAAAAGTTCACATATAACAAAATAcaccatttattttaaacaaaaacaaaataagttgTAAATGTTCAGTACATCACCCCTGTAGTTAAATGTTtgaatttattttctatttacaataagttattttttttgaaTTGTTGTTAAAAATCACTCAAAATATTGTGGTTTCTACAAATGAAGAGTTTATTctagctttgtttttgtttaacagCATGCCTACCCTTAAACCCCTCTGTTCATTTTGCACCTTAGCTGAAGAAGCATGGTGTCATTGCTCAATTCATCTGTAATTACCATCTGTAATTtgcttattttatattaatgtcaaCATTGTAAGATTATTTTGAGTGTTATGCTGTTGCTGAAAAAATGCAAATTGAGCTGACTTTGTCTTACTGGAGCCACAGATCTTGCCTCCGATTTATTCAACTATAATTCCTACTTTTTGCGACATATACTTAGCCCTGAATCAGTTCTTAAAGGGAAGGTCTCCCAGCTACCAAGATCCTGGAATACACAAGAACATCTTTATCTCGTACTCCTAACCATATTGTGTAATTTCTCTACTTCCCAATTTTAACTGCATTGTACAAACTTATGTTAACGTTTTATTTGGTTTACTTTTTTCCTAGCTCctacagaaataataaaaaatataaattttaaatacatgttttcatgTATTATGTGTGGATAATATGACACTGGTATTACATTTCATCTAGAAACAAAACCTAATGGTATGACATTTTCAGTGCTATAACTTCTGctacactacatttcagaggaaaatacataaaacatgatCAGCTAATACAATATGATTTTACAGATTAAACTGCCCAACAAGATATGAAGTAGTTAAAATACTAACTATACCTCAGCCATCTACAACATTGCCATCCTGCATACATGTTTTTGCACCaccaataataatacaaaagtaTAAAATGTATCACTGACAGGGGCATGTAGCTGCATTAGTGCTTTAGCTTTTGACACTTCAAGTGCATTTTGCTTCTGtacaatacttttgtacttttacgcCACTCTGTGGTACTGCTGCATTTATTTAAGTTAAGGATCTTATTACTTCTACCACAGTGTTAGATGTGAACCATTAAGGTCATCTGTCACAAAAGACAATATTTGTGCTTTGCATGCGCTTGTTTGGTTAGAAGgcaggtttatttgtcacattttgtaATTACCTTCTGCTACGtggcagacaatatacagttcataaaacaaaaatcataaaACTGGTAGGCAGAAATAAACTAAATTCAAATGCCTGTTGTTAATGTGAATGTTAATTCATATAAAACAGTCACTATGAAAGCAACGTCTACAGGATGAATTTAATATGGAAACTGGCCACCTGGAAGCTGGGAAGTTTAAAACATCTAAACCCCTAGCTATAGTATGTCTAGGTTTATATGGACTTTTGTAAATTGATTAGGATTTAGTACGGTCAAGTTCTCCTCCAGACGGGTGGGGGTGATAGAGCGCCGCAGAAGCTTTTACGCACGAGAAAAAAGCGTAATGACGTCACCATCGTGTTGTGTAGAAGGCTGGAGGAAGATGGCGGGGTCCAAGGTGAAGCAGGACATGGCTCCTCTGGGAGGCTATGCCTCGTTTGATTATAAGAGGAATCTACCGAAGCGAGGACTCTCGGGTACTTTCATTACATACTCAGTTACCGAAATGTACAGATTCATGCACGAGTTCTTGAGTATGCCAAGGTTGTATGACACTTGCTACTGACTAAACAGCGGCTAATGCTAACGGGTCAGACACAAGATAAtgtactaaaataaaaatgttaaagttGATGGATGCTGACACAGTCATGCCTGTTATATGGGGGAACAATATATGTGTCTTTAACGGTGTAATAGAAAAAATGTTTAAGCGACTAAACAACACTTTGGTGCGAATTGTTATTGACAGTGAtgatagctgcatgctaactgGCTAAAACTGGCACTTGGTTAATTGCATGTTAAGTCAAACATTGTACACTGTTCTAAATGAGCTTTTATTAAATGCAGTTAACGTTAATTACAACAGCTTTAGTTAAGCATAGACGGCCTAGTTGCTGTGTGAAAATCACAAGACCAATGTACTTCTTTCAATCTAATATCTTTCATTTGACTGTGGCAGGTGTTGCACTTAAATCTGAATAATCAGATGAGTGCACCTGCTTGCCAAAAATGAAAGAACAAATCTTTTCTAATCATACTTTGACATATCCTTTTCCCAGTATGATACGTACTGGGTCTGTACTGGCATGTCTGCCTCCTGTTTGGAAATATACAAATGTCAGAAGGATTGATAGAGCACATAACAAATGTGAAAGCTGCTCAGTTTGGGATGACACAGAGTTGGAATAGCAGAATCAGATTTGTGCCTGAGACAGAATCGTTAGTTTAACAGATGATTCGAGCATGCAAGAGGATTTGTGCAACTACATTTGAGCCAGCAATAGGGATTCTCCTACCTCGCTCACACTCACTTTTGGCAGTATAAATCCCTTGTATGGAAGTCTATTGATGACAAAACATTTGCGAGAGCACAAATCAAATTCTGCAAGAGAACAATTGAGAGAGTGCAGGCATGGATTCATAAGGGCAGAATCAGATATGAGCATGCAATCCCGATCATGCACGCACTCTTTTCTGAGTCTGCTTTTAATTTTCTCCACTTTTTTAGCAGCTTCTGAGCACTTGAGATTGCAAGACTTGCAAACTGTTAGAGGACACACCCACAGCCGGGCTTCATGGCTCATGTCTTTCCACATAAGGAAAAAAGTTCAAGCTGCTGAATTATTATGATGTTGCTCCTCTGTATTGTATTGAACAGGTGAAGCTTTCAGTGAATTCTGACTGCCAAAAGTGTGCGTGAGCAACTTTGATCATTACAAGCACAAGAATTCCTATTGCTTTCTCAAATGTAGTCATACGATTTCTCTTGCATGCTCAAATAATCTGTTATGCTCCTGATTATGTCCTCCCTTGCACACAAGTCTAAATCTCTTCTTACAAATCCTGTGCACTTGCAGACGGAGTAAtgcttcagtttgttttgtgcTCTCTCAAACGTTTTGGCATCAATATACTTCTGTACCCCTGAGCGTAAAATCAAACAGCAAAACGTCACCTGCTCAATTTGACCTGGAAGTGAAGGGTCATGCTGTTGGACCTTTTCCcctactttaaaaataaaagctggGAGAATGGCGCATTTTAACCACTAGATGAAGACAAAGAGCAGTATTGGCGTCTGTATTGTAGAAGAGTCAAATTCATTTGAAAGTACTTACTAGCTATATCTGATTTGTGGACAGATTAGCTGGAATCTGACCCAACTCTATGTGGGAAAACCAAATCACTTGAAATACTTGGTAAATTTCGAGGTCCAGACCCAGATATGCAGAAGCAATCTAACCTCCCGGCACTTTTCTGTGCCGCTACATGATGGACAAAAGACTAATAGGTTATTAATGAGGTTTCATATTTACCTACAGTTTATCTCTCTTTTGATAAACAAAGTACAGTCTGTAAGCACTGTAAAACGTTTTGTAATGGCACTAGCTGAATTTAAGTTAATTGGTTAAGAGAACATGAAGGTTCACTGCGGTGTAACACTGGATGTGGTTGTGAGTTGGGACTACTGTTAATAAATTCTGTTACCCATATACATCAAGGGCTGTTAAAATTATATTGATGAATGAAACTAGATTtaaagtagggctggacaataaaacaataacaactaTCGCAATATAAtctttttcaataacaatataagaaatgttcaataaatattaaatgtttgattttattcacttgaatcattcACCAATTAGgacttcatttttttattaagatgttttatttgttgaggaaaaaggactgaaaaaagcttttacttaattttactcatgcatatttgttgagaAAGATTTTCTcatataattgttttgaatgttctacctcagatttgtgaagtgatccactgtttgacatcaagtgttgaccataccATACCACTCAGAatcaaaaatcagcctttaaactcgaaagaaataacgatttcatatttatcgtgataattatcgatatcgaaagttatgaaactttttatcgtgataaaatTTTTTGGCcttatcgtccagccctaatttaaagtttattttggcctgtaaacaaaaagacaaaaaaagagtttCTTCCAACAacacaaccaaaacacaaaaggtAGTTTGTGTCGCATCATTTCCTCAAACAGCTGCTCCGAGTATCAACTTATCACCTCTGCAGGTGTAGAAGCTATTACTTTCTTTGACAACCTTAACATGCGCCTCGCTCTGTAGGTCTAAACTGTTGGTGACAATAAAGAAACTGCTTTCCTAGAATCTGCAGATGGCTAAATGTGAGTCGTTTGTTGTGTGTGAGTTACAGGTCAGTTTCATGAGGCTTCCTCTGTGGTTGTGTAGCTGAGCGGCACTGCCAAACAAATATTCGTAGCATTCATCAAATATGTCAAACTGGTTTGATCAGTAGCTCGGTGAAACTGGTTTGATCAGTATCTACGTGCCTTATGATGGTGTAAGCCACAGTTgcaattattgtttttgttaggTTTGTCCTACATTCACCGTGGGTAATCACAGAAACAATTTTAATCCTGTATGTGCCTTGTACATATGaattgacaataaagttgacttTGACTTTTAAAGACACCGCTTTGCAGACATTCATCATCTTATAGACAGGTTACTACTTTAATGGATTACATCTTtataacagagaaaaacagcaactGAAACTGGCCTGATAATGTGGTTGGGATGTAACTCAAACACCAAATCATCTGTGGAACAATACAATAATGCCTTAAACTGTCACTAATCGATTCTTTACTCAACAGGATATAGCATGTTCGGCATTGGCATCGGTATCATGGTGTTTGGTTACTGGAGGCTTTTCAGGTGGAACAGAGAAAGGAGGTAGGATCATTCTTGTTATGCTTTGGGTTTAAATGTTCATTTACAGTCTGTATAATATTTTACAATCAGGTTGGAACTCAtggtgatgtgtgtttgtgcaatgCAGGCGCTTGCAAATTGAGGAGATGGAAGCCAGAATAGCTCTGATGCCCCTGCTGCAGGCAGAGCATGACCGACGGTGACTATaaaaagtcacacacatacatgttaaCTTTTTAAATCTGGTGGTTCCCCCCTCATGCAAGACATTTATGTAACTGCTGAATTTCCCCTCTGGCCAGGACCTTACGGATGCTGAGGGAAAATTTAGAAGAGGAGGCGATTGTCATGAAGGACGTTCCAGGTTGGAAGGTAAAGAAAAGCTGTTAGCTTGTTTACTTTTTAACAGTTAAGTGTTTGAACTCTTTTTGGGTCAAATGACCTGTATGAAATTTTAAATTTATAGGAAGCGTTCATTCTCATTAAATAAATCGGTCAgctatacagtatgtactgaCAGAtataattttacttttgatccatttaattatatatatgtcTATTACTAAATCCATAGCTGGTTTACTGACTACGTTTACACATTTATTACTATTTGAAAGCATGTCTATTTTTCTTAAGCAAACATTATTGTTAGCTAACATTGCTCTACTTGTCTTTGTATAGTTAGTGTAACTAAGTAGTAGCTAAGGTTGATGTTCAACTGTTTCTCTTTAAAATGTTCTATCATTACAAACTTTATTCTTGTgtggaatagaaataataatactaGCAGGTCATTTTTGATCCACTTATGGAAGAGTGTAGGCTCCAATTACCTCTTAATTGTGTTAACAGTAATAAGCTTTATTGGTATAGAACAATGTATGGAAGATAAATTGCAGCAATTCATTTTAGTTTACCTGTGAATATTCGCAACAGATATTGAAAAACAggctattaaaaaaacaagacagaaaccAAATATATGTAAAATGATAATCTCTAGTAACATTTCTGAAGTACTCCTATTGTCCATGAAACAATATTATAACTATATAAAACAATCACATACTGAAACTGCCTGGCAGTTTGACAATAATACATGCAATCCTCATGCTGTAAGTAATCATCCTAGCAGCAGCAACTTTCTACTGAATTTTAGTTTTTGGGGGGAGTAATGTCATTAGATCCAGATGCTGGTTAACATCGGTCTCTCTTCAACACTCGTGCAGGTTGGTGAGAGCGTCTTCCACACAGACCGCTGGGTCCCCCCTCTGTCAGAGGAGCTGTTCAACCTCCGGCCCCGTGAAGAGCTTTTGCACAAGCGTTTTGGCTTCTTGTGGTACGTGTAAGCACCACCAAGACTCAAGTGTCCTGAGCTCCAACACAATCCACAGCCAGTATCACATGCTGCTGAGCCCTCGCTCAATTCAGCTTGTAAATGTTCAATAATAAAAGTATCTCTTTTTCTGTACCTCATCATCCGTTTATCACTTGTCATTTTTGGTTTGGTATGAATTTCACAGCATAAACCTCTCAGGTAAGATCATGTCCAATGGTGGGACGAACAGTGGAAGTACCGCACAATGGTGCATTATTAAACTAAAGGTTTAAAATGATCTGGACCTTGACCAGCAACATTAAAACGCTGCTTACACAAATGCATCCGGTATGATGACTATCATTGtatgtcacactgaaatgtataAATTTTTATATTGCATCACTTATCTTTCACCCCCATATCACAAATTGAACACAGGCTCTTTTGGTTTTGCCAAGGTCTATAAC
This genomic window contains:
- the ndufa13 gene encoding NADH dehydrogenase [ubiquinone] 1 alpha subcomplex subunit 13 — protein: MTSPSCCVEGWRKMAGSKVKQDMAPLGGYASFDYKRNLPKRGLSGYSMFGIGIGIMVFGYWRLFRWNRERRRLQIEEMEARIALMPLLQAEHDRRTLRMLRENLEEEAIVMKDVPGWKVGESVFHTDRWVPPLSEELFNLRPREELLHKRFGFLWYV